The following is a genomic window from Candidatus Rokuibacteriota bacterium.
CCTATCGTAACACGGCCGAAGCCGCCGCGAGCGACGAGGTGCTGGCGGCTGACCGCCTCAGCCCGGCCCCGAAGCCGGATGGTTCAGCACTGGAACGAGGCAGGGGTCAGGCAGACCGGAATCGGTTGGTTACCGCCGCGAATCACCGGGATCGCCTGGTCGACGCCTCGTACCTGGACCAACTGGATGGGAGGCCAGTTGGTCACCGCGACGGTGCCGGCCACCAGGACGCCCTCTGCGAGCGAGACGGTGCCTGTCACATAGCAAGGGTTGTCATAGGTCCCACACGCTGGCCGTTGGGGCGTTGCCGGTTCTTGCGCTCGAGCCGGGCGAGACTCGAGCACCGGCCGCACCGCCAACGCGACCAGCGCCAGGGCGATGACCGCCAGAACGATCTTCGTGTAACGATCCACCATGGCTCGTCCTCCTTCGTTCTCCTGCGCCGGGCCGCCGGCGCTCAACTTCCGCGGGCCCGAAGCATGGCAGTGTAGAGATGGTGCGCTTCGTGCAGGAGGAAGAACTCGATCCAGGCCGGAATCGTCATGTCCCCGAAGAGCGGATGCACCCCGACCCGGCTCACCTGCTCAGGCATCAGGCGTTTCACCATCTCGGTGAGCTGGCTCCTGAGCCTCTTCAGGCGTCCCAGAACCTCCTCGGGCGGTACGCCCGACCACCGCGCCCATTCCGGGTCCTCTTCCGCGCGGTATCGGCCGAGGATCGGCCGCTCTTCAGTCAGGATCCGGCGCAGTCGCTCGATGAATACTTCGTGGACACGGGCCAGGTGGGCCAGGTTCTCATGGGCCGACCACTCCCCAGGGGCCGGCCGCCGCCTGAGCGCCTGGCTGTCCGCGCCCTCGAGGATGAGGGGAAGAGCGTCGAGCTGAGTTGCCAGGCGGATCGAGACGGATTCGCTCAGCACGGGAGTCCCCTCCTCATTGGGCCTCGCCTCGTGGCGGGCCTGCCTGCGGCATGGCCGCCGCCCCTCGGCTCGAAGATCCACTTGGGCCTCGCCTCGTGGCGGGCCTGCCTGCGGCATGGCCGCCGCCCCTCGGCTCGAACTCCATTCGGCGCTGCGGGACCGAGCCCGGTCGCCTGCGAGTGCCACCAGCATAGCTCAAGCCTTCCGCGAGTCGGAAGCCGGACGTGCCGGGGCCGCGCCCTCCCGGCGCCGGCCCCTTGACCGCTTCCCCGGGCCGAGCGATTATCGGGGCCATGGCCTTCATCTGCGGGGTCGACGTCCGCGTGGACGAGGTGAGCGGGAGCCTCCGGAGATAGTGTCTCTATTCACCGACACCTTGCTCTTGCCAAGCGACGCGTGGTAGCGTCACATCAGCCAGGGTTATGATTAGCGTTCGGACGAGCCCGCCCTTCTCGTATGCGGCGCTGGGGGAGTGCCATCGGCCCGGCTCCATTTACGTCTTCCACGAGACTGCCCCGCCAGGGCC
Proteins encoded in this region:
- a CDS encoding DinB family protein gives rise to the protein MLSESVSIRLATQLDALPLILEGADSQALRRRPAPGEWSAHENLAHLARVHEVFIERLRRILTEERPILGRYRAEEDPEWARWSGVPPEEVLGRLKRLRSQLTEMVKRLMPEQVSRVGVHPLFGDMTIPAWIEFFLLHEAHHLYTAMLRARGS